The following coding sequences lie in one Cyanobacterium sp. Dongsha4 genomic window:
- a CDS encoding ATP-dependent Clp protease ATP-binding subunit: MFERFTEKAIKVIMLAQEEARRLGHNFVGTEQILLGLIGEGTGVAAKVLKSMGVNLKDARIEVEKIIGRGSGFVAVEIPFTPRAKRVLELSLEEARQLGHNYIGTEHLLLGLIREGEGVAARVLENLGVDLGKVRTQVIRMLGETETTAVGVGGGSRSNKTPTLDEFGSNLTVLAVDGKLDPVVGRQKEIERVIQILGRRTKNNPVLIGEPGVGKTAIAEGLAQRIANKDVPDLLEEKRVVTLDIGLLVAGTKYRGEFEERLKKIMDEIRQAGNVILVIDEVHTLIGAGAAEGAIDAANILKPALARGELQCIGATTLDEYRKHIERDAALARRFQPVMVGEPSVEETIEILFGLREKYEQHHKLKIADEALAAAAKLSDRYISDRYLPDKAIDLIDEAGSRVRLLNSQLPPEAKELDQELRQVLKEKDEAVRSQDFDKAGELRDREMEIKAEIRSLADQKKKSADINDNPIVDEEEIAHIVASWTGVPVQKLTESEADKLLHMEETLHQRIIGQEDAVKAISRAIRRARVGLKNPNRPIASFIFSGPTGVGKTELTKALATYFFGSEDAMIRLDMSEFMERHTVSKLIGSPPGYVGYNEGGQLTEAVRRRPYTVVLFDEIEKAHPDVFNLLLQILEDGRLTDSKGRTVDFKNTLLIMTSNIGSKVIEKGGGGLGFELEEDQNESQYNRIRSLVNEELKNYFRPEFLNRLDEIIVFRQLNKEEVKEISEILLKEVFARLTEQEITLQVTDKFKERLIEEGFNPAYGARPLRRAIMRLLEDILAEEILSKRLQEGDSAIVDIGEDGKVIINAQRENPLLAKAN; encoded by the coding sequence ATGTTTGAACGCTTCACAGAAAAAGCGATAAAAGTGATTATGTTAGCCCAAGAAGAAGCTCGTCGCTTGGGTCATAACTTTGTTGGCACTGAGCAAATACTGCTCGGTTTGATAGGAGAAGGCACTGGAGTAGCGGCAAAGGTGCTCAAATCTATGGGAGTCAATCTCAAGGATGCTCGGATTGAAGTAGAAAAAATTATTGGGCGTGGTTCTGGTTTTGTGGCGGTAGAAATTCCATTCACTCCTAGAGCGAAAAGAGTCCTAGAATTATCTTTAGAAGAGGCTCGTCAATTAGGCCATAATTATATCGGTACAGAACATTTGCTTCTCGGTTTAATTCGTGAAGGAGAAGGAGTTGCCGCTAGAGTTTTAGAAAATCTGGGAGTGGACTTAGGCAAGGTTCGCACTCAAGTAATTCGGATGTTAGGTGAGACAGAAACCACTGCAGTAGGTGTGGGTGGTGGTAGTCGCTCTAATAAAACTCCTACTTTAGATGAATTTGGTTCTAATTTGACGGTTTTGGCGGTGGATGGAAAATTAGATCCTGTGGTTGGTCGTCAAAAAGAGATTGAACGGGTTATTCAAATTCTCGGTCGTCGCACCAAAAATAATCCTGTGTTAATTGGTGAACCGGGGGTTGGTAAAACTGCGATCGCAGAAGGTTTAGCTCAACGTATAGCGAATAAAGATGTTCCTGATTTATTGGAAGAAAAAAGAGTTGTCACCCTTGATATTGGCTTATTGGTAGCTGGTACTAAATATCGTGGTGAGTTTGAAGAAAGACTCAAAAAAATTATGGATGAAATTCGTCAAGCAGGAAATGTTATTCTTGTAATTGATGAGGTTCATACTTTAATTGGTGCTGGGGCGGCAGAAGGTGCGATCGATGCGGCAAATATCCTCAAACCTGCTTTAGCTAGAGGTGAATTACAGTGTATCGGTGCGACAACTCTTGATGAATACCGTAAGCACATTGAAAGAGATGCGGCTTTAGCAAGACGTTTTCAGCCCGTCATGGTGGGTGAACCTAGCGTAGAAGAAACCATCGAAATTTTATTCGGGTTACGTGAAAAATATGAGCAACATCACAAGCTCAAAATTGCTGATGAGGCTTTGGCGGCGGCGGCTAAATTGTCTGATCGTTATATCAGCGATCGCTATTTACCTGATAAAGCCATTGACCTTATTGACGAAGCAGGTTCAAGGGTACGCCTTTTAAATTCTCAACTTCCTCCCGAAGCTAAAGAGTTAGACCAAGAATTAAGACAAGTTCTGAAAGAAAAAGATGAAGCGGTGAGATCCCAAGATTTCGATAAAGCAGGAGAATTGCGCGATCGAGAAATGGAAATTAAAGCCGAAATCAGATCTTTAGCAGATCAGAAGAAAAAAAGTGCCGATATTAACGATAATCCCATTGTCGATGAAGAAGAAATAGCTCATATCGTTGCTTCTTGGACTGGTGTACCTGTGCAAAAATTAACCGAATCTGAAGCTGATAAACTCTTACACATGGAAGAAACCCTCCATCAAAGAATTATCGGTCAGGAAGACGCTGTAAAAGCTATTTCTCGTGCTATTCGTCGAGCTAGAGTTGGCTTGAAAAATCCTAACCGTCCGATCGCATCTTTCATCTTTTCTGGCCCCACTGGTGTAGGTAAAACCGAACTTACCAAAGCCCTTGCAACCTATTTCTTCGGCTCGGAAGATGCAATGATTCGCTTAGATATGTCAGAATTCATGGAACGCCATACTGTTTCTAAATTAATTGGCTCTCCTCCCGGATATGTAGGTTACAACGAAGGAGGACAGTTAACAGAAGCCGTTCGTCGTCGCCCTTATACTGTAGTGCTTTTCGATGAAATTGAAAAAGCCCATCCTGATGTATTTAACCTATTGTTGCAAATTTTAGAAGATGGACGCTTAACTGATTCTAAAGGTCGTACCGTTGACTTTAAAAACACTCTCTTAATCATGACCTCTAACATCGGTTCAAAAGTCATTGAAAAAGGTGGCGGTGGTTTAGGATTTGAATTGGAAGAAGACCAAAATGAATCTCAATACAATCGCATTCGTTCTCTAGTTAACGAAGAATTGAAAAACTACTTCCGTCCTGAGTTTCTCAACCGTTTAGATGAAATTATCGTCTTCCGTCAACTCAATAAAGAAGAAGTGAAAGAAATTTCGGAAATCTTGTTAAAAGAAGTCTTTGCCCGTTTAACTGAGCAGGAAATAACTTTGCAAGTAACCGATAAATTCAAAGAACGTTTAATAGAAGAAGGATTCAACCCTGCTTATGGAGCTAGACCTTTACGTCGTGCTATAATGAGACTACTTGAAGATATTTTAGCCGAAGAAATTTTATCTAAACGTCTTCAGGAAGGTGATTCCGCCATTGTGGACATTGGCGAAGATGGAAAAGTCATCATCAATGCCCAAAGAGAAAATCCTTTATTAGCAAAAGCTAACTAA